A single window of Cetobacterium sp. 8H DNA harbors:
- a CDS encoding DNA-processing protein DprA gives MYSKDDMILWSMVSSMVINIGKIEILAFSSNYLFKIFKKSSEMGVNLFNSSYNEKIEIINTLKDGTEKEKLKVFFGDFSIIRNLKKQLLKEKETMSRENIKMATYFCQDYPSKLRETKLPPYVIFYKGFLPCDKDLENAISIVGTRFPEDKGIVEFTEEIAYYLKKNTNYNISGLAKGCDTIGHKITLKNRIKNIAILGQGLGSDIYPSENKNLSELILEEKGALISEIPPTLGVKGIYLLQRNRLQAYLADSVFVLESGKKGGTITTIKNAFDEKRRVYIRNIKTNHSIFNLKNINKVSFISNSSDIEYIDLLTRKPYTLFTFEYF, from the coding sequence ATGTATTCTAAGGATGACATGATTTTGTGGTCAATGGTATCGTCAATGGTTATAAATATTGGAAAAATAGAAATTTTAGCATTTTCTTCAAATTACCTTTTTAAGATTTTTAAAAAATCCTCTGAAATGGGAGTTAACCTTTTTAATTCTAGCTATAATGAAAAAATAGAAATTATAAACACGTTGAAGGACGGAACTGAAAAGGAAAAATTGAAAGTTTTTTTTGGTGATTTTTCCATTATAAGAAATTTAAAAAAACAGTTACTAAAAGAAAAGGAAACTATGAGTAGAGAAAATATAAAGATGGCAACGTATTTTTGTCAGGATTATCCAAGCAAATTAAGGGAAACAAAACTGCCTCCATATGTCATTTTTTATAAGGGCTTCTTACCTTGTGATAAAGATTTAGAAAATGCAATTTCAATAGTAGGAACAAGATTTCCAGAAGACAAGGGAATTGTAGAATTTACAGAGGAGATAGCATATTATTTAAAGAAAAATACAAATTACAATATAAGTGGATTAGCAAAAGGATGTGACACTATAGGACATAAAATAACTTTGAAAAATAGAATTAAAAATATTGCAATTTTAGGACAAGGATTAGGATCAGATATATATCCTTCAGAAAATAAAAACTTATCAGAACTTATACTAGAAGAAAAAGGAGCCTTAATCTCCGAGATTCCACCAACTTTAGGAGTTAAAGGAATTTATCTGTTACAGAGGAATAGATTGCAGGCTTATTTAGCAGATAGTGTATTTGTTTTGGAGAGTGGAAAAAAAGGAGGAACAATCACAACAATAAAAAATGCATTCGATGAAAAAAGAAGAGTCTATATAAGAAATATAAAAACTAATCATAGTATTTTTAACTTAAAAAATATAAATAAGGTTAGTTTTATCAGTAATTCTTCAGATATAGAATATATAGACCTTTTGACAAGAAAGCCATACACTCTTTTTACTTTTGAATATTTCTAG
- a CDS encoding YjiH family protein: MAILKFGIYSFLGLLAFLAPVTIGGESSIIMGHLKNFVLGNYSNLVNFLIMFCSVITIAGNVLGLVKKKFNEQYLNELFVTDKLSTVLRIGGSLMFIIISLGIAPEFLSNENTGGLMAGDMIPPLMVTFFIGIMLMPLLTSFGLVEFIGTLIAPIMKKLFKVPGYAAIDALASFLGDGTIGIVVTDQQYQKGYYTQREAAVIATSFSIVGISFAAVVADLLKFSKIFWVFYGTIAFATIVAGFIIARLPLKKFKNEYYNNNKVDDGEARSFSHALNMATNTASKASEKEILVDSLFKVVVIYITFIPVIMCVGSIGLVIAENTSFFSILSMPLMPILKMLGFTHEVASQMAPAMIVGFSDMYLPALFIENTGSEVARFIVGTLSFAQLIFLSETGMILVNSKMGFSILDVAKFFILRTIITFPIIYTIAMVLLKFGILTN, translated from the coding sequence ATGGCAATACTTAAGTTTGGAATTTATTCTTTTTTGGGGCTTTTAGCATTCTTAGCTCCTGTAACAATTGGTGGAGAGTCATCTATTATAATGGGACATCTTAAAAATTTTGTTCTTGGTAACTACTCTAATTTAGTTAATTTTTTAATTATGTTCTGTTCAGTTATAACAATTGCTGGAAATGTTCTTGGTCTAGTAAAGAAAAAATTTAACGAGCAATATTTGAATGAGCTTTTCGTTACTGATAAACTTAGTACCGTTCTAAGAATTGGTGGATCACTTATGTTTATCATTATATCTCTTGGAATCGCTCCTGAATTTTTAAGTAATGAAAATACGGGTGGATTAATGGCTGGAGATATGATTCCTCCTCTAATGGTTACATTTTTTATTGGAATTATGCTTATGCCTCTTCTGACTTCTTTTGGACTTGTTGAATTTATAGGAACTTTGATTGCTCCTATTATGAAAAAATTATTCAAAGTTCCTGGATATGCTGCAATTGATGCTTTAGCATCTTTTTTAGGAGATGGTACAATTGGTATTGTAGTAACTGATCAACAGTATCAAAAAGGTTATTACACTCAAAGAGAAGCTGCTGTAATAGCTACTTCATTCTCTATTGTTGGAATATCTTTCGCAGCTGTTGTAGCTGATCTTTTGAAGTTTTCTAAAATTTTCTGGGTTTTCTATGGAACAATAGCTTTTGCTACTATTGTAGCTGGATTTATTATAGCTAGATTACCATTAAAAAAATTCAAAAATGAATATTATAATAACAATAAAGTAGACGATGGAGAAGCTAGAAGTTTTTCTCATGCATTAAACATGGCAACAAACACAGCTAGCAAAGCTTCAGAAAAGGAAATTTTAGTAGATTCTCTTTTCAAAGTTGTTGTTATATATATAACTTTTATTCCTGTTATTATGTGTGTAGGTTCTATTGGATTAGTTATTGCAGAAAATACAAGTTTCTTTAGTATTCTTTCGATGCCTTTAATGCCTATACTTAAAATGTTAGGATTTACACATGAGGTTGCCTCTCAAATGGCTCCAGCTATGATTGTTGGTTTCTCTGATATGTATCTTCCTGCTCTTTTCATTGAAAATACAGGTAGTGAAGTAGCTCGTTTCATTGTAGGAACTCTTTCATTTGCTCAGTTGATTTTCCTTAGTGAAACTGGTATGATTTTAGTTAACTCTAAAATGGGATTCTCAATTTTAGATGTGGCTAAATTCTTTATTTTAAGAACTATCATTACATTCCCAATTATCTATACTATCGCTATGGTACTATTAAAATTTGGAATCTTAACAAACTAA